ATAGTCCCATCAAGCAAGGTTCCCTTATAAACCAACCCAAACCCACCACGACCAATCAAGTTCTtagatgaaaaaattatcagTGGCTATCTCAAGCTCCCCAAATTTTAACCAAATCGACCCCATATTAGGCCTCAATATATGCCTACACCCTTCTTCCTCAAGGTCAAAATCAAACTGAAAAGTCTCAAGCTTTTTCCTCTTGTGCTTCCTGTCGTACCACACATAAAGCCCAACAAAGAAGACATCACCAACAAAGCCACCCTAGCTCCCGTCAACCCAAAAACAAGAGCCTGGTGACTCTTTCAACTAGAACCCCTGATCAATAAACCGACATGCTAAAATACCCATACAAGCTATCTACACATAGCGACAAAAACTACAGAAGCTACGAcagaaagaaaattcaaaaccCCGTACCTTAAAGCCACACACGACAGACGCGAGAAAAATCGAAACGCCAACCGAAAACCTCCACAACCCTCAACTTCACAACCACAAAAGCCTCCACAACCAACGATTGAACAACCTCAAACATAGAAATGGGAAGCAATTGCGCTAATGAAGAACGATGGAGAATGTTTTTTGAAACAAAACCTAAATGGGATTTTGGACTGACAACCGAAACCCCAATTTACATTTTTCCACTTTTACCCTCAATCagtatgcaatttttttttaaaaagctgACCTGGACTGTGTCAAATGAGTGTAAGTGACACGTAGGCGTGTCAACCTATTACTACTCTTTGTAAAAATGAttcacgttagtcctttttgcttGTGACGTTAAAAACTAGCGACAAAGTTGCCCCCTTGGCGAAAACTGAATGACTTGTACATTTATTCATTACGTGGCACCCTAAGTTGAAATGACTTGGCAATGTGTGTggaagttttaaaattaaagtaattggTTAAAAGTAAAAGGTTAGGGTTCATGCAAGTTCGTCCCTAAAGTTAGGAAAGTTTTTCTTTCGGAAATTAAAAGCAAAGGGTCAGGGTTATGAATGACTTCTTCACAAAGTTGTTCTTGTTGTTCGAAGACATGAGACAAAGGATTTTCGCATTCCTCACAAGGTGGTGGTTCGAGGGGAGGTGGGATGACCCTTATTTGCAGGTGCTTCTCACAATGAAGGACAAGGCTGTCTCGAGGTGTAGAAAATGAATATGGTGGAGTGATGTTGTGATTTGAGTTTTTACAGATTAGGGATTTTCTGATTtgggattttagggttttttgtGTAGGTTGTATGATTGAGGTTGAAGAAAGAGGAAATTGAGGTTGAACAAAGGAGGTTTCTTTGTTTGTGAATTCACTCATCTACAGGAATAACATTTCATTTGTGAATTCAGTAGAAAGCATGAAAATTGCATCAATTTCAAAATAGAATCAGaattgaaacaaaacaaaatcagtacaacagaattaaaattcattaaaatgaaACTATAAATTACAAGGAAAAGTCACTAAGAAAATAGCAATCAAGACTACCACGGATTGTCACCACCATGAGCCTCAATCAAAAGCTAAAGAATCCAGATCTACACTACGAAAAACAcgtaaaaccctaaaacctagCGAACTCAGATTGTCTCTCATCTTTCTCGTGGAGTCTATCACCCTCCATGTTACAACCTCTAAAAGCTATTTACATACCCTTTTATAGAGTCCGAAccagagaaaaacaaaaaggaaaaaatatatataacctatGTCGCTTCACGCTTTGCTTCCTATCGGACAGTCTCTGTTCACTTTGCTCATGATCCACACATCTTAGCCCTTcgatcatcttcaacctcttcACTGATTCAATCTCCTCCACACATGCATTGGGTAAGTGACTCGAGCTCACTTcatcttctcctttcttctcgCGTAAAGCCCTAGCTCGAGGGGaactctatttttttctccaaaTGAGGCATGTATTCGAGCAACCCTTGCAAAACATCTTTTGCCAAGCTTCTACAAAACGCAAAATTTCACCAATCCATAGGCCCATCAGTGCAACCCAATTCCAGCAGTTCAAGATGTGCAAAACAGTAGGCCCAATTCCAACGCATAAGTGCAGAACAACATACCCATCATTTTAAAGGTCCAGCCTAGTGCACCTGCCCAATATGGTGTAAATCTGAATGGGCCCAATCATAGCAGCAAACCCAATTCCAAATAAGTAGCccaatttgacaaaaaaaacattttagtcCAATGGATTAAGGCCCAAATatgcagaaaaaaaatagtCCATAATTAAAGAAAGGGAAAacaatttatcaattaaaaagaaatattttttattataagattgtctaaaaaaaattaatttcctaattatttacaaatataaaaaatactcctaaaagtataattttaactacaattttataaaactaaagaattaaagaaaaaaacctaaaactatGCTAATGGTAGACAATTAAAGACTAAAAGACAATAAGAAAGACttttaaacacaaataaaagtGCAAAAATAGGGAGTTATCAACCATGCATTCCTTTACCGCGATTTGCATGAAAATATTCATAAGGAGCAACCTCTCTTATTTGTTGCTCAAAGGagttttctaaattaatattttatcttttatgttatctttataaattattaataatttagtatCGCTCGagtgtaaaaatatatattttcactattattgattatattagaaatttttttttgtcatgaaTAGAAAATTGTGTATAATAAATGagacaaatatttttaacttaaaagaatatatataaaaccaATATAATTTGGTATTTCAAAACCAATGTTTATTATTCTTtctttaatatgtaaatattgagcaacctattttaatttctttccattCTTACATATTCTTGAACTGGGAATGTAACTTTCCCATGTCAAAACATCTCACTATAAAAGTCAGCATTGCTAGTCTATGATGTTGGTGCTAGTTTTGAATGAAACCctaaaatatatgtttcaaaGAAACATTATCATAATTCTGGATTTTTCTACGTAATTAGTATTCATTAAAAGGGCTATGTTGAAAATATGGGGACAAAGGGTGcaataaagaaaaaggaaatggaCATAGATGTCATTTGGTGTGAGTATATATCCATCTAAAAAGGGGCATTTTGTGAGTATTGGCTGTGAGAGAAAAGGGTTtcagaaagagagagagagggttTGGGATTGGGAAGCCGAGGGATTGACGCTGCGTGTCTTCCTCTTCCATTTCGATCTGTCCCTCATTCCTGATCATCCAACCACCTCAGTATCACACCAACACCAtgtctctctcttttctctatctatttctctctttatttttttactcaCATTTCTAGGGTTTCTTTCTGatccctctttctctttcagATCTGAACGTGTATCGTCTCACCCATGGCTTCCAAGCGCATCCTCAAGGAGCTCAAGGACTTGCAGAAAGACCCACCAACTTCTTGCAGCGCTggtatctctttttcttcttcatttcacACCCCACCACGATATTTTTGTCTCCTCTAACTGTGCTGTAAAAAAATCGTTTTTTTTCTGGGTTTGTGTTTGTTCAAGggttaaatgaaaaaaaaataatgtaaaactaaaaaattgttGTTTCTGCTGCTTTTTGAAAGCCTTGAACGCGTGGACTGTCACTGACCATGGTAGAGTAAAGTAAAATTAGGTAAATAAAGAATAGTATAAATTATGTCTATGTTGCAGGAAAAAACATGCATCGGTTTTAAATTAAGGCTGTGGTAGTGTTCCTTCTCATTGCAGGAAATCGGGCACTAATTGATGTTGCAACAAAAATTGCAGTTGAAGACTGTTTTCTAAAACTGTTATGTTTTTGAGTTTGAAGTTTTTTTGTAGTATTTGCAAATGCAAGTGTTTATTTTTCAGGTCCAGTAGCTGAGGACATGTTCCATTGGCAAGCAACAATTATGGGTCCTGCTGATAGTCCTTATGCTGGAGGTGTATTCCTAGTCACTATCCATTTTCCTCCGGATTATCCTTTCAAGCCCCCTAAGGTAATGTGTGAAGTCTGCTTGTGGATTTAGGGGCTTTGTTTTTTAAGTGTGTTCTAAATTTCTGACATTTTGGCTTAGCCAGGTTGCATTTAGGACCAAGGTCTTTCACCCGAACATCAATAGTAATGGTAGCATTTGTCTTGATATCCTGAAAGAGCAGTGGAGTCCCGCACTCACTATCTCCAAGGTTCAGTATTTTTCcctttagtttaaaaaatacgTGGGTATATGGATATTTTAATTGCATGGCTCAAATCGAGTTTTGAGGGAAAGTTACCAAAATGAAACTACTGAATAATATTTGCAGTTTTGTACAGAGTCA
This sequence is a window from Vigna angularis cultivar LongXiaoDou No.4 chromosome 2, ASM1680809v1, whole genome shotgun sequence. Protein-coding genes within it:
- the LOC108321344 gene encoding ubiquitin-conjugating enzyme E2 28, which translates into the protein MASKRILKELKDLQKDPPTSCSAGPVAEDMFHWQATIMGPADSPYAGGVFLVTIHFPPDYPFKPPKVAFRTKVFHPNINSNGSICLDILKEQWSPALTISKVLLSICSLLTDPNPDDPLVPEIAHMYKTDRAKYEATARSWTQKYAMG